The Micromonospora sp. WMMD961 genome has a segment encoding these proteins:
- a CDS encoding bile acid:sodium symporter family protein: MDSALTLIGLPIALGVIMLGLGLGLTIADFRRVAQHPRAAVIALVCQVLVLPAICFCLVLAFDLAPELAVGMMLLAASPGGTTANLYSHLFGGHVALNITLTAINSVLAVFTLPILVNLSAAYFLPDGRSLGLQFDKVVQVFAIVLVPVAIGMLIRARAPHVAERLNRPVRILSVVVLVAVIAGAVLGERENIADYFVAVGLAVLAFNLLSLAIGYGVPRLAGVDRSAATAAGFEIGIHNSTLAITIALSPALLDSTQMAIPGAVYGIVMFFTAAAFGYLVTRVRTRSAATSTP; encoded by the coding sequence ATGGACTCCGCCTTGACTCTGATCGGACTGCCCATCGCCCTCGGCGTCATCATGCTCGGTCTGGGTCTCGGACTGACCATCGCGGATTTCCGCCGGGTGGCCCAGCACCCGCGAGCCGCCGTCATCGCCCTGGTGTGTCAGGTGCTGGTGCTGCCGGCGATCTGCTTCTGCCTCGTCCTCGCGTTCGACCTGGCGCCGGAGTTGGCCGTCGGCATGATGCTGCTGGCCGCCTCGCCCGGCGGCACCACAGCCAACCTCTACAGCCACCTGTTCGGTGGGCACGTGGCCCTGAACATCACCCTCACCGCCATCAACTCGGTGCTCGCCGTGTTCACACTGCCGATCCTGGTCAACCTGTCGGCGGCGTACTTCCTGCCCGACGGCCGGAGCCTCGGGTTGCAGTTCGACAAGGTGGTGCAGGTCTTCGCCATCGTGCTCGTCCCGGTCGCGATCGGCATGCTGATCCGCGCCCGGGCGCCACACGTCGCCGAGCGCCTGAACCGCCCGGTCCGGATCCTCTCCGTCGTGGTGCTCGTCGCCGTCATCGCCGGGGCGGTGCTCGGCGAACGGGAGAACATCGCCGACTACTTCGTCGCGGTGGGCCTGGCGGTGCTCGCGTTCAACCTGCTGAGCCTCGCCATCGGGTACGGGGTGCCGCGACTCGCCGGAGTCGACCGGAGCGCCGCGACGGCCGCCGGATTCGAGATCGGCATCCACAACAGCACGCTGGCCATCACCATCGCGCTCAGCCCGGCGCTGCTCGACAGCACCCAGATGGCGATCCCCGGAGCCGTCTACGGCATCGTCATGTTCTTCACCGCGGCGGCCTTCGGCTACCTGGTGACCCGCGTGCGCACCCGGTCCGCCGCGACGTCGACGCCCTGA
- a CDS encoding glycoside hydrolase family 18 protein, which yields MRPFRHRRLTAVVALAALLITAAPPTAASAGDNKQHRAGYHRVGYFTQWGIYGRAFPVKKLDTSGAASRLTHLNYAFGNVSEDGRCYVDGGPGEGDAWADYQRPVPAEESVDGVADAPGQALNGNFNQLAKLKAKHRDLQVLISLGGWSWSTYFSNAARTDASRKAFVASCIDLYLKGNLPGSPGAGAGVFDGIDLDWEWPGSEGEPGNVIRPEDRENFTKLLAEFRRQLDAYGRTTRAHHPLTAFLPASPATMDAGYEGRKIFKYLDFATVQGYDFHGGWDARANQQSALRVPAGAPDNPDFSVEVAIDGWIDRGAPRNKLVLGIPYYGRGWTGITGGGNGLFQPATGPAPATFEAGYEDYKLLKTLAANGYTVHRDLRAGHAWLFDGTTLWTYDDPAVLLQKTLYIRRAGLAGAMIWSLDGDDDNATLTRTIDLGLTTW from the coding sequence ATGCGACCATTCCGCCACCGCCGTCTCACCGCCGTCGTCGCCCTGGCGGCCCTGCTGATCACGGCAGCCCCGCCCACCGCCGCGAGCGCGGGCGACAACAAGCAGCACCGCGCCGGCTACCACCGGGTCGGCTACTTCACCCAGTGGGGCATCTACGGCCGGGCGTTCCCGGTGAAGAAGCTCGACACCTCCGGGGCGGCGAGCCGCCTCACCCACCTCAACTACGCCTTCGGCAACGTCAGCGAGGACGGCCGCTGCTACGTGGACGGTGGGCCCGGAGAGGGCGACGCCTGGGCCGACTACCAGCGCCCCGTTCCGGCCGAGGAGAGCGTGGACGGCGTCGCGGACGCCCCGGGCCAGGCGCTCAACGGCAACTTCAACCAGCTCGCCAAGTTGAAGGCCAAGCACCGCGATCTCCAGGTGCTGATCTCGCTCGGCGGCTGGAGCTGGTCGACGTACTTCTCGAACGCCGCCCGCACCGACGCCTCCCGCAAGGCGTTCGTCGCGTCCTGCATCGACCTGTACCTGAAGGGCAATCTCCCTGGCAGCCCCGGTGCCGGGGCCGGTGTCTTCGACGGCATCGACCTCGACTGGGAGTGGCCCGGCTCGGAGGGCGAGCCCGGCAACGTCATCCGCCCGGAGGACCGGGAGAACTTCACCAAACTGCTCGCCGAGTTCCGCCGGCAACTCGACGCGTACGGACGCACGACCCGTGCCCACCACCCGCTGACCGCGTTCCTGCCGGCCAGCCCCGCCACCATGGACGCCGGCTACGAGGGTCGCAAGATCTTCAAGTACCTGGACTTCGCCACCGTGCAGGGGTACGACTTCCACGGCGGCTGGGACGCGCGGGCCAACCAGCAGTCGGCGCTCCGTGTCCCCGCGGGTGCCCCGGACAACCCGGACTTCTCCGTCGAGGTGGCCATCGACGGGTGGATCGACCGTGGCGCGCCCCGCAACAAGCTGGTGCTCGGCATCCCCTACTACGGTCGCGGCTGGACCGGCATCACCGGCGGCGGCAACGGCCTGTTCCAGCCGGCCACCGGGCCCGCGCCGGCCACCTTCGAGGCCGGGTACGAGGACTACAAGTTGCTCAAGACCCTGGCCGCTAACGGCTACACAGTGCACCGCGACCTGCGCGCCGGGCACGCCTGGCTGTTCGACGGTACGACGTTGTGGACGTACGACGACCCGGCTGTCCTGTTGCAGAAGACGCTCTACATCCGACGGGCCGGTCTGGCCGGTGCGATGATCTGGTCGCTCGACGGCGACGACGACAACGCCACGCTGACCAGGACGATCGACCTCGGCCTGACCACCTGGTAG
- a CDS encoding caspase family protein: protein MSRPDPTRSTALLIGTATHSQQALEDLPAVRANVTELARLVTTGPVDLVAGERCTQLLDLSHPGEAGVTIAERCGEAEDLLLVYYAGHGLLDDNGELFLALSGTNPRPDWLKYTAIPFNWIRDAMRDSPARTRVLILDCCFAGRALNTMSAADVENGLADRSEIQGTFTLTATSDNVAAIAPVGAEHTAFTGELLSLLRHGPPVRDGHPDGDDLTLSAVYRHLAVTLPSQGLPRPRQRNTDLAADLVLRPGPGTPPAAEDQSSGETPGVAPAANLAAPTATRPVLDTLRRPQRLFHPLHRELLRVQRRRLVASVGIAALYAVLLLARLVVPEVTSSQGGWQGAGPLLTILDSRAEILHALSHFAGATLHGVTPPGPDEDRLPTRPDGRPAPRYSDRWSTQ from the coding sequence GTGAGTCGTCCAGACCCGACCAGGTCGACCGCGCTGCTGATCGGCACCGCCACGCACAGCCAACAGGCGCTGGAGGATCTGCCGGCCGTGCGGGCGAACGTGACCGAGCTGGCCCGGCTGGTCACCACCGGGCCGGTCGACCTGGTCGCCGGCGAACGCTGCACGCAGCTCCTCGACCTTTCGCATCCGGGCGAGGCAGGCGTGACCATCGCCGAACGCTGCGGCGAGGCTGAGGACCTGTTGTTGGTCTACTACGCCGGCCATGGGCTGCTGGACGACAACGGGGAGCTGTTTCTCGCGCTGTCGGGCACGAACCCCCGACCGGACTGGCTGAAGTACACGGCGATCCCGTTCAACTGGATCCGGGACGCGATGCGGGACAGCCCCGCGCGTACCAGGGTCTTGATCCTCGACTGCTGCTTCGCGGGCCGCGCGCTCAACACCATGTCCGCCGCCGACGTGGAGAACGGGCTGGCCGACCGTAGCGAGATCCAGGGGACGTTCACCCTGACCGCCACCTCCGACAACGTCGCCGCCATCGCCCCGGTCGGCGCGGAGCACACGGCGTTCACCGGCGAGCTGTTGAGCCTGCTTCGGCACGGGCCACCGGTGCGCGACGGCCATCCCGACGGGGACGACCTCACCTTGAGCGCCGTGTACCGGCACCTGGCGGTGACCCTGCCCAGCCAGGGCCTGCCCCGTCCGCGTCAACGCAACACCGACCTCGCGGCCGATCTGGTGTTACGTCCCGGGCCTGGCACCCCACCGGCAGCCGAGGACCAGTCCTCGGGTGAGACGCCCGGCGTTGCGCCGGCCGCCAATCTGGCCGCACCGACCGCGACCAGGCCGGTGCTCGACACACTTCGCCGACCGCAGAGGCTGTTCCACCCACTGCACCGGGAACTCCTACGGGTGCAACGGCGACGGCTCGTGGCATCCGTCGGAATCGCTGCCCTCTACGCAGTGCTCCTGTTGGCACGGCTCGTTGTTCCCGAGGTGACGTCGAGCCAGGGCGGGTGGCAAGGCGCGGGGCCGCTGCTCACAATTCTCGACAGCCGGGCGGAGATCCTGCACGCCCTCTCGCACTTCGCGGGGGCCACGCTGCACGGGGTCACCCCGCCCGGCCCGGACGAGGATCGGCTACCCACGCGACCGGACGGAAGGCCGGCCCCGCGGTACAGCGATCGTTGGAGCACCCAGTGA
- a CDS encoding SAM-dependent methyltransferase, protein MTQSQPETGWQPDRPNAARMFDYYLGGKDNFAADRAAAEMVLQVAPWMPEAARQGRELIARTVRHLVQERGVRQILDLGSGLPTRDNVHEIAHRIDPDVRVVYVDNDPVVCAHGRALLADSKAVSVVQADLRDPEQVLGHPEISAAIDLESPVAVLMMFVLHLVPDEQDPQRIVATYRDALVPGSYLAFSHASTDTHPDLMARISAIYARANSPFVPRGHADISEFFGDFILEPPGLVNMWPYTEPPATDDPRSPAPATAASAASRRAATGSAVSVHALGPR, encoded by the coding sequence ATGACGCAGTCACAACCCGAGACCGGCTGGCAACCGGACAGGCCGAACGCGGCGCGGATGTTCGACTACTACCTCGGAGGCAAGGACAACTTCGCCGCCGACCGGGCCGCCGCCGAGATGGTGTTGCAGGTGGCGCCGTGGATGCCCGAGGCCGCCCGGCAGGGCCGTGAGCTGATCGCCCGGACGGTCCGGCATCTCGTGCAGGAGCGGGGCGTTCGGCAGATCCTCGACCTCGGGTCCGGGCTGCCGACCCGCGACAACGTCCACGAGATCGCGCACCGCATCGACCCCGACGTGCGGGTCGTCTACGTCGACAACGATCCGGTGGTCTGCGCGCACGGCCGCGCCCTGCTCGCCGACTCGAAGGCGGTGTCGGTGGTGCAGGCCGACCTGCGCGACCCCGAGCAGGTTCTCGGCCACCCGGAGATCAGCGCCGCGATCGACCTCGAAAGCCCGGTCGCGGTGCTGATGATGTTCGTGCTGCACCTGGTGCCCGACGAGCAGGATCCGCAGCGGATCGTGGCCACCTACCGCGACGCGCTCGTCCCCGGCAGCTACCTGGCGTTCTCGCACGCCAGCACCGACACGCACCCGGACCTGATGGCCCGGATCTCTGCGATCTACGCGCGGGCGAACAGCCCCTTCGTGCCGCGTGGCCACGCCGACATCTCCGAGTTCTTCGGCGACTTCATCCTCGAACCGCCCGGACTGGTCAACATGTGGCCGTACACCGAGCCGCCGGCCACCGATGACCCGAGGTCGCCCGCACCGGCTACAGCGGCGTCGGCCGCAAGCCGTAGGGCGGCGACGGGGTCGGCCGTCAGCGTTCACGCTCTGGGTCCCAGATGA
- a CDS encoding cellulose binding domain-containing protein: protein MRIQQKRRASLLASLLLAATALSGIDAPTASAAADPVAVTVDARAGMATVPATALGVNHAIWDQNLGTAETSDLLRDAGVQMMRYPGGSYADIYHWKDHTAPGGYVAPGTDFDTFMAAVRRVGAQPMIIANYGTGTAAEAADWVRYANVTKRYGARYWTIGNENYGNGHYGSAWEADDHPDKSATQYARLVVEYADAMKAVDPSIKVGAVLTMPGNWPDGITAGSDPGPWNQTVLSIAGPKIDFVDVHWYPGGSAADSLARTDHLPDATYLLRQQLTRYAGPNADRIGISFTELNVDAGRNTQPAALFLADAYSALLANGVFTAHWWNVHNGIGAVSQVAGQTDYNDFGMLSSGTCTEDGSVCEPPLNTPFAPYHGLTMMKLFAKTGDQFVRAGTDEPLVTAHAVRRGNGDLALLLLNKDPDNAHPVTVDYAGFTPSAAAPTVSTLTNGATGIATTQNGSATSRTLPAYSLTTLVLRPAGATAGRPSAPGRPTVGGVTDRAATISWPAATPGASPIAKYEVYRQTGGVSEQLGETASTSFTVGNLVPGSRYTVNVLARDTAGRVSWASPPLTFATGSPTVSACTVRFTTNNDWGNGYIGGVEIVNNRTSPIDGWTLTWTWPTGWQQVSSGWSATWEQVGTAVRVTPTDDNRQIAAGGSVSAGFVGAYGGPNVLPTAFTLNGTVCAAD from the coding sequence ATGCGCATCCAACAGAAGAGGCGCGCGTCCCTCCTGGCGAGTTTGCTGCTCGCCGCGACCGCGCTGTCCGGCATCGACGCCCCGACTGCCAGCGCGGCGGCCGACCCGGTCGCCGTCACCGTCGACGCCCGCGCGGGCATGGCCACCGTGCCCGCCACCGCGTTGGGCGTCAACCACGCCATCTGGGACCAGAACCTCGGCACCGCCGAGACGTCTGACCTGCTCCGCGACGCCGGTGTGCAGATGATGCGCTACCCCGGCGGTTCGTACGCCGACATCTACCACTGGAAGGACCACACCGCGCCCGGCGGTTACGTCGCACCGGGGACCGACTTCGACACCTTCATGGCGGCGGTCCGGCGGGTCGGCGCGCAGCCGATGATCATCGCGAACTACGGCACCGGCACGGCTGCGGAGGCTGCCGACTGGGTGCGCTACGCGAACGTCACCAAGCGCTACGGCGCGCGGTACTGGACGATCGGCAACGAGAACTACGGCAACGGCCACTACGGGTCCGCGTGGGAGGCCGACGACCACCCGGACAAGAGCGCGACACAGTACGCGAGGCTTGTCGTCGAGTACGCCGACGCGATGAAGGCGGTCGACCCGAGCATCAAGGTCGGCGCGGTGCTGACCATGCCGGGAAACTGGCCGGACGGCATCACCGCCGGCAGTGACCCGGGCCCGTGGAACCAGACAGTGCTCTCCATCGCCGGTCCGAAGATCGACTTCGTGGACGTGCACTGGTACCCGGGTGGCTCCGCCGCCGATTCGCTGGCCCGCACCGACCACCTGCCCGACGCGACCTACCTGCTGCGGCAGCAACTCACCCGGTACGCGGGCCCGAACGCCGACCGCATCGGCATCAGCTTCACCGAGTTGAACGTCGACGCCGGACGGAACACGCAGCCGGCCGCGCTCTTCCTGGCCGACGCGTACAGCGCGCTCCTGGCGAACGGCGTCTTCACCGCACACTGGTGGAACGTGCACAACGGGATCGGCGCGGTGTCGCAGGTGGCCGGGCAGACCGACTACAACGACTTCGGGATGCTCTCCAGCGGCACCTGCACCGAGGACGGCTCGGTCTGCGAGCCGCCACTGAACACACCGTTCGCGCCGTACCACGGGCTGACCATGATGAAGCTCTTCGCGAAGACCGGTGACCAGTTCGTCCGCGCCGGCACCGACGAGCCGCTGGTCACGGCCCACGCCGTCCGGCGGGGCAACGGCGACCTCGCGCTGCTGCTGCTCAACAAGGACCCGGACAACGCCCACCCGGTCACCGTCGACTACGCCGGGTTCACCCCGTCCGCCGCCGCGCCGACGGTGTCCACCCTCACCAACGGTGCCACCGGCATCGCCACCACCCAGAACGGCTCCGCGACCAGCCGTACGCTGCCGGCGTACTCGTTGACCACGCTCGTGTTGCGACCGGCCGGCGCGACCGCCGGGCGGCCCTCGGCCCCGGGCCGGCCGACCGTTGGCGGCGTCACCGACCGTGCCGCGACGATCTCCTGGCCGGCGGCCACCCCGGGCGCCAGCCCGATCGCCAAGTACGAGGTGTACCGGCAGACCGGCGGCGTCAGCGAGCAGCTCGGCGAGACCGCGTCCACCTCGTTCACCGTCGGCAACCTGGTGCCAGGCAGCAGGTACACCGTCAACGTGCTGGCCCGCGACACCGCCGGCCGGGTGTCCTGGGCCTCGCCGCCGCTCACCTTCGCCACCGGCAGCCCGACCGTCAGCGCGTGCACCGTCCGCTTCACCACCAACAACGACTGGGGCAACGGTTACATCGGTGGCGTCGAGATCGTCAACAACCGGACCAGCCCGATCGACGGCTGGACGCTCACCTGGACCTGGCCCACCGGTTGGCAACAGGTGAGCAGTGGGTGGAGCGCCACCTGGGAACAGGTCGGTACCGCCGTGCGGGTCACGCCCACCGACGACAACCGGCAGATCGCCGCCGGCGGCAGCGTGAGCGCCGGCTTCGTCGGCGCGTACGGCGGGCCGAACGTGCTGCCCACGGCGTTCACGCTCAACGGCACGGTCTGCGCCGCCGACTGA
- a CDS encoding LacI family DNA-binding transcriptional regulator → MGAENGRNVTIAMIARLAGVSVPTVSRVINGRSDVAPDTRERVEALLNRHGYRRRSPARRTDAALIDLVFNDLDSPWAVEIIRGVEDVGQSSGVGTVVSAIHWRISSAKQWLDNMRTRSTEGVIFVTSMVNPPLQAELRRLHLPVVIIDPAGVDPQESPTIGATNWAGSLSANQYLISLGHRRIGFIAGPPHLMCSRARMDGYRAALGAADIPVDDALIRPGNFYHESGFSAGLQLLSLPDPPTAIFASSDQMALGVYEAVRKRGLRVPDDISVVGFDDLPEVRWCSPPLTTVRQPLAEMGMLAARTVLRLAGGEKTESPRVELATELIVRDSAAPPR, encoded by the coding sequence GTGGGCGCGGAGAACGGCCGAAACGTCACCATCGCCATGATCGCGCGGTTGGCGGGTGTCTCCGTGCCCACGGTCTCCCGGGTCATCAACGGCCGCTCCGACGTCGCTCCCGACACCCGGGAACGCGTCGAGGCGCTGCTCAACCGGCACGGGTACCGTCGCCGGTCACCGGCCCGGCGTACCGACGCGGCCCTCATCGACCTGGTCTTCAACGACCTGGACAGCCCGTGGGCCGTGGAAATCATCCGCGGGGTGGAGGACGTCGGTCAGAGCAGCGGCGTCGGCACCGTCGTGTCGGCCATCCACTGGCGCATCTCCTCGGCCAAGCAGTGGCTCGACAACATGCGCACGCGCTCCACCGAGGGCGTCATCTTCGTGACCTCGATGGTGAACCCGCCGCTGCAGGCCGAGCTGCGCCGGCTGCACCTGCCGGTCGTCATCATCGACCCCGCCGGCGTGGACCCTCAGGAGTCACCCACCATCGGCGCCACCAACTGGGCGGGCAGTCTGAGCGCCAACCAGTACCTGATCAGCCTGGGGCACCGCCGGATCGGTTTCATCGCCGGCCCACCGCACCTGATGTGCAGCCGGGCCCGGATGGACGGCTACCGGGCCGCCCTCGGCGCCGCCGACATCCCCGTCGACGACGCCCTCATCCGGCCGGGCAACTTCTACCACGAGTCCGGGTTCAGCGCGGGTCTGCAGTTGCTGTCCCTGCCCGACCCACCCACCGCCATCTTCGCCTCCAGCGACCAGATGGCACTCGGCGTCTACGAGGCGGTCCGCAAACGCGGCCTACGGGTGCCCGACGACATCAGCGTGGTCGGCTTCGACGATCTGCCGGAGGTTCGGTGGTGCTCGCCGCCGCTGACCACCGTCCGCCAACCCCTCGCCGAGATGGGCATGCTGGCCGCGCGGACCGTCCTGCGCCTCGCCGGCGGCGAGAAGACCGAAAGCCCTCGGGTGGAACTCGCCACCGAGTTGATCGTCCGCGACAGCGCCGCGCCACCCCGCTGA
- a CDS encoding carbohydrate ABC transporter permease: MTATASSAQRTRSVVLHLVCIAVGVLIVVPVYFGVLGGFKDNGQLSTNPLGWPDPWVPNYFEILGNGVFWRQLGNSLLIAVSSTFIVVGAAAMAAFVFARYAFRGREFLVTLFAIGLMFPFAVAILPLFVLLRSVGLLDNPLGVILPQAAFGLPITIIILRQFFRTIPAEVEEAAVLDGCGPFGFFWKVLLPMARPALATVSVLAIVTSWNNFMLPLVVFSDQSWWTLPVGVQAFQGQYADDTARVLAYVVLSMLPALGFYAVAERQLIGGLTGSVKG, encoded by the coding sequence ATGACCGCCACGGCGAGCAGCGCCCAGCGGACCCGCAGCGTCGTGCTGCACCTCGTCTGCATCGCCGTCGGCGTACTCATCGTCGTGCCGGTGTATTTCGGCGTGCTCGGCGGCTTCAAGGACAACGGCCAGTTGTCCACCAACCCGCTGGGCTGGCCCGACCCGTGGGTGCCGAACTACTTCGAAATCCTGGGCAACGGGGTGTTCTGGCGGCAGCTCGGTAACAGTCTCCTCATCGCCGTGAGCAGCACCTTCATCGTCGTCGGCGCGGCGGCGATGGCCGCGTTCGTCTTCGCCCGCTACGCCTTCCGGGGCCGCGAGTTCCTGGTGACGCTGTTCGCGATCGGCCTGATGTTCCCGTTCGCCGTGGCCATCCTGCCGCTGTTCGTGCTGTTGCGCAGCGTCGGCCTGCTGGACAACCCGCTCGGTGTCATCCTGCCCCAGGCCGCCTTCGGGCTGCCGATCACCATCATCATCCTGCGCCAGTTCTTCCGGACCATCCCGGCCGAGGTCGAGGAGGCCGCCGTCCTCGACGGCTGCGGCCCCTTCGGGTTCTTCTGGAAGGTCCTGCTGCCAATGGCCCGTCCCGCCCTGGCCACCGTCTCGGTCCTGGCGATCGTGACCAGCTGGAACAACTTCATGCTCCCGCTGGTCGTCTTCAGCGACCAGAGTTGGTGGACCCTCCCGGTCGGGGTCCAGGCGTTCCAGGGCCAGTACGCCGACGACACCGCCCGGGTGCTCGCGTACGTCGTGCTGTCCATGCTTCCGGCCCTGGGCTTCTACGCGGTGGCCGAACGCCAACTCATCGGCGGCCTGACCGGCAGCGTCAAGGGATGA
- a CDS encoding sugar ABC transporter permease: MTRPSTVSDLRRGDTATDPPAPGPGTARKRGRQPRPGRGGVLAVFLAPALALFVLLVLAPIVVAAYASFFKWNGFGLPENFIGLDNYTRAFGDSTFRGDLWRGLVLVVLSLVVQLPVALALAMLLNQPLRGRAVYRLIFFAPYVLSEVTTAVLFTLVFSPNRGLGEGVARWLGADAGTVFADPDTVLYAVFLVVSWKYFGLYMMLFLAARQGIPKELHEAAVTDGATAWQAFRHVTLPLLGPTIRISIFLSVIGTIQLFDMVWVLTGGGPIHSSETLAVTMYQFGFRRFEVGYASAISIVMFLLSLVFALFYQRIVLRRDTAGAITTQGGQR, translated from the coding sequence ATGACCAGGCCATCGACCGTGTCCGACCTGAGGCGCGGCGACACGGCGACCGATCCGCCGGCACCGGGGCCGGGCACCGCGCGCAAGCGTGGCCGCCAGCCCCGGCCGGGCCGGGGTGGCGTCCTCGCCGTGTTCCTGGCGCCTGCCCTGGCGCTGTTCGTACTGCTGGTCCTCGCCCCCATCGTGGTGGCCGCCTACGCCAGTTTCTTCAAGTGGAACGGCTTCGGCCTGCCGGAGAACTTCATCGGGTTGGACAACTACACCCGTGCCTTCGGCGACTCGACGTTCCGCGGCGACCTGTGGCGTGGCCTGGTGCTGGTGGTGCTGTCCCTGGTCGTGCAGCTGCCTGTCGCGCTGGCCCTGGCCATGCTGCTCAACCAGCCCCTTCGCGGGCGGGCCGTCTACCGGCTGATCTTCTTCGCCCCGTACGTGCTCTCCGAGGTCACCACGGCCGTCCTGTTCACCCTGGTGTTCTCCCCGAACCGAGGGCTGGGGGAGGGGGTCGCCCGGTGGCTGGGCGCCGACGCGGGCACCGTCTTCGCCGACCCGGACACGGTGCTGTACGCCGTCTTCCTGGTGGTGTCCTGGAAGTACTTCGGCCTCTACATGATGCTCTTCCTGGCGGCCCGGCAGGGCATCCCGAAGGAGCTGCACGAGGCCGCGGTCACCGACGGCGCGACCGCCTGGCAGGCGTTCCGACACGTCACCCTGCCCCTGCTCGGCCCGACGATCCGCATCAGCATCTTCCTGTCGGTCATCGGCACCATCCAACTGTTCGACATGGTCTGGGTGCTCACCGGCGGTGGGCCGATCCACTCCTCGGAGACGCTGGCCGTCACGATGTACCAGTTCGGCTTCCGTCGCTTCGAGGTCGGCTACGCGAGTGCCATCAGCATCGTGATGTTCCTGCTGAGCCTCGTCTTCGCCCTGTTCTACCAACGCATCGTCCTGCGTCGTGACACGGCGGGCGCGATCACCACCCAGGGAGGCCAGCGATGA
- a CDS encoding extracellular solute-binding protein — protein sequence MTPHLSRRTLLGLAGAGAGAYLLSACSGDDESGDPNAPQTINWWHIQNTDPMLPVWAAMANEYKAAHSNVTFTIQPLENEAFKAKLTTATQAGDPPDLFQSWGGGVLKQQVDAGLVKDLTDDVKDLVAGILPAAMEPYTIDGKIYGIPFDIGMVGFWYNKELFTRAGITETPTTWNGVLDAVRKLKAAGVTPVALAGKDKWPAHFYWSYLAMRIGGVDALQKAVDSKNFDTPDLVAAGERLKELVDLQPFQKGFLGAEFGSPDGQAATMGNGNAGMELMGQWAPAVQASSSTSKKGLGDKLGFFPFPSVDGGKGAATEVFGGGNGFAVGKDAPAATIDFLKFLLNVENQKRSAQTGAVLPTVKEATSAISDPNNKAVAEALAKNTGFQLYLDQAYAPALGQQINDSVAEIIAGTKSPAAIVKDITQVAKTV from the coding sequence ATGACCCCGCACCTTTCCCGCCGAACGCTGCTCGGCCTCGCCGGTGCCGGCGCTGGCGCATACCTGCTGAGCGCCTGTAGCGGCGACGACGAGTCCGGCGACCCGAACGCCCCGCAGACCATCAACTGGTGGCACATCCAGAACACCGATCCGATGCTCCCGGTGTGGGCGGCGATGGCCAACGAGTACAAGGCCGCGCACAGCAACGTCACGTTCACCATCCAGCCGCTGGAGAACGAGGCGTTCAAGGCCAAGCTCACCACCGCCACCCAGGCCGGCGACCCGCCGGACCTGTTCCAGTCCTGGGGTGGCGGCGTGCTCAAGCAGCAGGTCGACGCGGGCCTGGTCAAGGACCTCACCGACGACGTGAAGGACCTGGTCGCCGGCATCCTGCCCGCCGCCATGGAGCCGTACACGATCGACGGCAAGATCTACGGCATTCCGTTCGACATCGGCATGGTCGGGTTCTGGTACAACAAGGAGCTCTTCACCCGGGCGGGCATCACCGAGACCCCCACCACCTGGAACGGCGTGCTCGACGCGGTCCGCAAGCTCAAGGCCGCCGGCGTCACCCCGGTCGCGCTGGCCGGCAAGGACAAGTGGCCGGCCCACTTCTACTGGTCCTACCTCGCGATGCGCATCGGTGGTGTCGACGCGCTGCAGAAGGCAGTCGACAGCAAGAACTTCGACACCCCCGACCTCGTCGCCGCCGGTGAGCGGCTCAAGGAACTCGTCGACCTGCAACCGTTCCAGAAGGGCTTCCTCGGCGCGGAGTTCGGTTCGCCGGACGGTCAGGCCGCCACCATGGGCAACGGCAACGCCGGCATGGAGTTGATGGGGCAGTGGGCGCCTGCGGTGCAGGCGTCCAGCTCCACCAGCAAGAAGGGCCTGGGCGACAAGCTCGGCTTCTTCCCGTTCCCCTCGGTGGACGGCGGCAAGGGCGCCGCGACCGAGGTCTTCGGTGGTGGCAACGGTTTCGCCGTCGGCAAGGACGCGCCGGCCGCCACCATCGACTTCCTGAAGTTCCTGCTCAACGTCGAGAACCAGAAGCGGTCCGCGCAGACCGGCGCGGTGCTGCCCACGGTGAAGGAGGCCACCTCCGCCATCAGCGACCCCAACAACAAGGCCGTCGCGGAGGCGCTGGCCAAGAACACCGGCTTCCAGCTCTACCTCGACCAGGCGTACGCGCCCGCACTCGGGCAGCAGATCAACGACAGCGTCGCGGAGATCATCGCCGGCACGAAGTCGCCGGCGGCGATCGTCAAGGACATCACGCAGGTGGCAAAGACCGTCTGA